One Mustelus asterias chromosome 10, sMusAst1.hap1.1, whole genome shotgun sequence DNA window includes the following coding sequences:
- the LOC144499963 gene encoding uncharacterized protein LOC144499963: protein MEQILKPERLALDPRAVGAANTFDHWLKCFEDYLAASAAVTTDSDKLQVLHARVSDTIYLAIRAAPTYPRAVELLKKRYTRPPNEIHARYLLATRRRQSGETMEDYANELLQLARGCDCKAVSAEQYMYDLARDVFVAGVGSSYIRLKLLEKGNLNLTQAMEMAEMLEAASKSLALYPEDHVETTWQEQAQIPPRPAGSRSHIDPTTAAAPSGQRCYFCSRAKHSRQQCPAKTAICSQCGKKGHYAKVCRSKPKNGSAACDPPERRQPPSASQYPRGPTTCESRTAPSWLTEEEDDHQESLHLAPSPTCDSWGRPSWSTTTRSDQQGSSASTSAACSDAQGPTVASISLDQTKHHRLDSSMMNIKLA, encoded by the coding sequence atggaacaaatattaaaaccagagcgtctggcgctggacccacgtgcggtcggtgccgctaacaccttcgaccactggctgaagtgtttcgaagactacctggcagcctctgcagctgttactacagacagcgacaaactccaggtcctccacgcgagggtaagcgacacgatttatcttgcgattcgtgcggctcccacttacccgagggccgtcgagctcttgaagaaacgatacacgagaccacccaacgagatccacgctcgttacctcctcgctacacgacgtcggcagtcgggcgaaaccatggaggactacgccaatgagctcttgcagcttgccaggggctgcgactgcaaagctgtgtcagctgagcaatatatgtacgacctcgcccgagatgtgtttgtggcaggggtagggtcctcgtacatccggcttaagttactggagaaagggaacctcaacctgacccaagcgatggagatggctgagatgctggaggcagcgtcgaaaagcttggctctgtaccccgaggaccacgtggagacaacgtggcaggagcaagcacaaatccctcctcgccccgcgggctcgcgctcccatatcgatccgacgacggcggcagctccaagcggccagcgatgctatttttgcagcagggccaagcattcacggcaacagtgtccagcaaaaacggcaatctgcagccagtgcggtaaaaaggggcactacgctaaagtctgcagatcgaagcccaaaaacggcagtgcagcctgtgaccctccagagcggagacaacctccttcggcgtcgcagtacccacgaggtccgaccacgtgcgaatccaggacagcgccatcgtggctgacggaggaggaggatgaccaccaggagtcgctacacttggcgccctcacccacgtgcgattcatgggggcggccatcatggtcaacgacgactaggagcgaccagcaggggtcctcagcatcaacctcggctgcatgcagtgacgcccaggggccaacggtggcgtcgatctctctggaccagacaaagcaccacaggcttgacagttccatgatgaacatcaag